The Branchiostoma lanceolatum isolate klBraLanc5 chromosome 10, klBraLanc5.hap2, whole genome shotgun sequence genome has a window encoding:
- the LOC136443225 gene encoding lysophospholipid acyltransferase 5-like has protein sequence MADLGLVKTLAGAFGTNEASLTLILGLLAGYPLAYFQRQFLFGKSATLHHVYFTLTGLGILYANFGTDILHHVICVFTNYLLMRTVGPKLLSVQLAFLFNMGYLLAGYHFCASNTYDVMWTTPHCVMTLRLIGLVTDHFDGGKDPAEQSADQKKLGLTRTPSLLEVAGHSFHFGGVLVGPQFPMRMYLDMIEGKLTDNSEGKRPACVVPALKRMALGLAYTVVFAILNGYYYDDYMTEPAFFESPWLQKYLFVLIWGKVMLYKYVGCWLLAEGSCILSSLTYNGRDEHGNPLWDSCKNIKLSKFEMVMSFQDVIDSFNINTNKWAAHYVYKRLKFLNNRMLSQLFTLVFLALWHGFHSGYYACFFLELVYVNAEKQAHALLKVSPLVSSVVRHPVARPVLLVALKLVLLAHLGYPLAPFALLKSGKWWQVHKSLYFTGHWPFLIFIAAAPFLKKLLKPRDSKTSKETKSD, from the exons ATGGCAGACCTGGGGCTGGTGAAGACGTTAGCAGGTGCCTTCGGAACCAACGAAGCCTCCCTCACTTTAATCCTCGGCCTTCTCGCAG GTTACCCTCTGGCCTACTTCCAACGACAGTTCCTGTTTGGGAAGTCAGCCACTCTACACCACGTGTACTTCACTCTGACAGGGCTGGGCATCCTGTACGCTAACTTTG GTACCGATATCCTCCACCATGTCATCTGTGTGTTCACCAACTATCTGCTGATGAGGACAGTTGGCCCCAAACTTCTCTCTGTACAGCTAGCCTTCCTCTTCAATATG GGTTATCTCCTAGCCGGGTACCATTTCTGTGCTTCCAACACCTACGACGTCATGTGGACCACGCCCCACTGTGTCATGACTCTACGGCTCATAG GGCTAGTGACTGACCACTTCGATGGTGGCAAGGATCCG GCAGAGCAGTCCGCAGACCAGAAGAAGCTAGGGCTGACCAGGACGCCAAGTCTGCTGGAGGTGGCCGGACACTCCTTCCACTTTGGGGGGGTGCTGGTGGGACCACAG TTCCCCATGAGGATGTACTTGGACATGATCGAGGGGAAACTGACAGACAAcagcgagggaaaacgcccggcTTG TGTTGTTCCTGCGCTGAAGCGGATGGCTCTCGGGCTGGCCTACACCGTGGTGTTCGCCATCCTGAACGGGTACTATTATGACGACTACATGACGGAGCCGGCCTTCTTC GAGTCGCCATGGTTACAGAAGTACCTGTTTGTGCTGATCTGGGGGAAGGTGATGCTGTACAAGTATGTGGGCTGCTGGCTGCTCGCT GAAGGGAGCTGCATTCTGAGCAGCTTGACTTACAACGGCAGGGACGAACACGGAAACCCCCTGTGGGACTCCTGTAAGAACATCAAGCTGAGTAAGTTCGAGATGGTGATGAGCTTCCAGGATGTCATCGACTCCTTCAACATCAACACCAACAAGTGGGCTGCGCA CTACGTGTACAAGCGGCTGAAGTTCCTGAATAACCGGATGTTGTCCCAGCTGTTCACGCTGGTGTTCCTGGCGCTGTGGCACGGCTTCCACTCCGGGTACTACGCCTGCTTCTTCCTCGAGCTGGTCTACGTCAACGCAGAAAAACAG GCCCATGCCCTGCTGAAGGTCAGCCCGCTGGTGTCGTCGGTGGTGAGGCACCCTGTCGCCCGGCCCGTGCTACTGGTGGCGCTCAAACTGGTCCTGCTGGCGCACCTGGGGTATCCGCTCGCACCCTTCGCACTGCTCAAGTCTGGAAAGTGGTGGCAG GTCCACAAGTCCCTGTACTTCACTGGACACTGGCCCTTCCTCATCTTCATAGCAGCGGCCCCCTTCCTTAAGAAACTTCTCAAGCCCAGGGACTCAAAGACATCGAAGGAGACCAAGTCGGACTGA
- the LOC136443241 gene encoding transcription factor 19-like: protein MAAAEGQVYRLRRVGKAASRPDVRDVFRLPSTPKALQIGRNPAEADVFIDSKVHTALISRRHAEIRITQDGQGDSVYDITDRSVNGTYVNDIRLKPRTYHRLQEGDTVTFGHLKAGTVQPGQRAVQAGSEFKFKFEKCRTPADDVDSRTDSETPTLSQLEKSGDMERGNGRQLFPSVPSPDVLQDISNWVQKSKQVHTDPAEGGGQMETGTATSSSTGLSQFSVEDEDNDSDSEIFSIAATLQIPSDSDSDSDIFSPTKKPRTSDDKSLENVRSDSESPRAVSMATAVPMATSPSPIIKPREVPDSKVSSTVSNTKRKRRPTAGKTAAPVKRGRSVKPKQSGDREDWGPCDSFDCSRPEGDMLSWVQCDQCQAWYHVVCAGCDYDTVRQETAAFNCGCL, encoded by the exons ATGGCAGCTGCAGAAGGTCAGGTTTACCGCCTCAGACGGGTGGGAAAGGCGGCGAGCAGGCCGGATGTGCGGGACGTCTTTCG GCTCCCGTCCACCCCCAAAGCCCTGCAGATCGGGAGGAACCCAGCGGAGGCTGACGTGTTCATCGACTCTAAGGTCCACACAGCGCTGATCTCACGCAGACATGCAGAGATCCGCATAACACAGGACGGACAGGGGGACTCCGTCTACGATATAACAGACAGGAGCGTCAACGGAACCTACGTTAATGATATCAGG ttgAAGCCGCGAACCTATCACAGACTGCAGGAAGGCGATACCGTCACGTTCGGTCACCTCAAGGCCGGCACCGTCCAGCCTGGTCAGCGGGCTGTGCAGGCAGGGTCagagttcaagttcaag TTTGAGAAGTGCAGGACACCAGCGGACGATGTTGACAGCAGAACGGACTCAGAGACACCCACTTTGTCTCAGCTGGAGAAGTCAGGAGACATGGAGAGGGGAAACGGGAGACAACTCTTCCCCTCGGTACCAAGTCCTGACGTCCTGCAGGATATATCCAACTG GGTTCAGAAGTCGAAACAAGTCCACACAGACCCAGCAGAGGGGGGAGGGCAGATGGAGACTGGAACAGCGACTAGCAGTTCCACAGGGCTGAGTCAGTTCAGTGTAGAAG ATGAAGACAACGACAGTGACTCAGAGATCTTCAGCATCGCCGCGACGTTACAGATCCCCTCAGACAGCGACTCCGACTCCGACATTTTCTCCCCCACGAAAAAGCCACGAACTTCAGACGACAAGAGTTTGGAGAACGTCAGAAGTGATTCTGAATCTCCCAGagctgtttccatggcaacagctgTTCCCATGGCGACTAGCCCAAGTCCTATAATTAAGCCCAGAGAAGTGCCTGATAGCAAGGTCTCATCAACAGTCAGTAACACCAAGAGAAAAAGAAGACCCACTGCAG GTAAGACAGCTGCACCTGTGAAGAGAGGGAGATCCGTGAAGCCTAAACAATCAGGTGACCGTGAGGACTGGGGGCCGTGTGACTCCTTCGACTGCAGCAGGCCGGAGGGGGACATGCTCAGCTGG gtccagTGTGACCAGTGCCAGGCCTGGTACCATGTGGTCTGTGCCGGGTGTGACTACGACACGGTCAGACAGGAGACAGCTGCCTTCAACTGTGGCTGTTTGTGA
- the LOC136443326 gene encoding uncharacterized protein, whose amino-acid sequence MSMTLRTRHVGGDENQAPNKGYKPPILGPKPILKPVPGNHGNHSNYGNRSTTTTTTTPLRRPPLTPRGPPPVNLPYTPQACPLLTPRGPPAADPLRTPNPPPTPTPLGMTPRVLEDIKRRLEERRQQALDTQDKVSPVLQRLRDTPALKTKQRLLEKKHHAAKSNAASLCVGGGVSLWPQMDNMRLTRRETVALTTWCVGLVLVVQALFSYLHGHVIRKLHIFTGHLRRFYDDHKLEVTRGQEQFDTSVLRWHTDYRNLMDAIEKDFHVSVGGAPVLFQLSLLLYLLSICTLLYYLGDNMLSKSKLTPKRIKLWVSLLVVTGVWTLLGLKLLTTAQHLESTVETTVYQLSEELGDLVLLDHDLSRYHSVLRYWQYRCTPPTSPGVLSILGILQVRDVNYYLQYYSLPVITALCTPVVRLVLALKQVYSPA is encoded by the exons ATGTCGATGACCTTGAGGACCAGACATGTCGGAGGGGACGAGAACCAGGCTCCAAATAAG GGTTACAAACCACCAATTCTGGGCCCAAAACCCATCCTCAAACCTGTACctggtaaccatggcaaccacagtaactatggcaaccggtcaacaacaacgacaacaacaacaccccTGAGACGACCCCCGCTCACCCCGAGGGGACCCCCTCCAGTCAACCTCCCCTACACCCCCCAGGCCTGCCCGCTCCTGACACCCAGGGGGCCCCCTGCAGCTGACCCCCTGCGCACCCCCAACCCCCCTCCGACCCCGACCCCCCTGGGGATGACCCCCCGGGTGCTGGAGGACATCAAGCGGAGGCTGGAGGAGAGACGACAGCAGGCGCTGGACACCCAGGATAAAGTCAGCCCGGTGTTACAGAGACTCAGAGATACCCCAG CCCTGAAGACAAAGCAGAGACTGCTGGAAAAGAAGCACCATGCTGCGAAGTCGAACGCGGCGAGCCTGTGCGTTGGCGGCGGTGTGTCGCTCTGGCCACAGATGGATAACATGCGGCTGACGCGCCGGGAAACGGTTGCCCTGACAACGTGGTGCGTCGGGCTCGTCCTGGTGGTGCAGGCGCTCTTCAGCTACCTGCATG GTCATGTGATCAGAAAACTGCACATCTTCACCGGTCACCTACGTCGTTTCTATGACGACCACAAGCTGGAGGTCACCCGAGGTCAGGAGCAGTTTGACACGTCTGTCCTCAGGTGGCACACAGACTACAGGAACCTCATG GATGCCATAGAGAAGGACTTCCATGTGTCTGTTGGTGGGGCCCCTGTGTTGTTCCAGCTGTCCCTGCTGCTGTACCTGCTGTCTATCTGCACCCTGCTGTACTACCTGGGGGACAACATGCTGTCCAAGAGCAAGCTCACACCCAAGAGAATCAAGCTGTG GGTGTCCCTGCTAGTAGTGACCGGTGTGTGGACGTTGCTTGGCCTGAAACTGCTGACCACTGCCCAGCACCTGGAGTCCACTGTGGAGACAACCGTGTACCAACTCAGCGAAGAACTG GGTGACCTGGTCCTCCTTGACCATGACTTGAGCAGGTACCACAGTGTCTTAAGGTACTGGCAGTACCGCTGCACCCCGCCCACCTCACCAGGGGTACTCAGCATCTTAGGAATCCTACAG gTGAGGGATGTGAACTACTACCTGCAGTACTACAGCTTACCTGTCATCACAGCCCTCTGCACACCTGTGGTGAGACTGGTCCTCGCACTGAAACAGGTGTACAGTCCGGCATGA
- the LOC136443242 gene encoding transmembrane protein 222-like has product MATVEVEVEPRNPESCKPCGDMASDDPELAILGEKVDHKRCRYPYAIVWTPIPLLTWMLPFIGHMGIAMSSGVIRDFAGPYYVSEDHMAFGRPTKYWTLKPSKAKGGTKGWDTAVGDASEVYKHRMHNLCCDNCHSHVALALNTMQYDRSMSWNMVKLCFLMLIYGRYVSVCAFLKTWLPFLILGGGVVTLVLLV; this is encoded by the exons ATGGCGACGGTAGAAGTCGAAGTCGAACCACGGAACCCGGAAAGTTGCAAACCTTGCGGAGACATGGCCTCAGACGACCCGGAGCTCGCTATCCTGGGGGAGAAGGTGGACCACAAGCGCTGCCGGTACCCGTACGCCATCGTCTGGACTCCCATCCCGCTACTCAC GTGGATGCTCCCCTTTATCGGCCACATGGGCATCGCCATGTCATCTGGGGTCATCAGGGACTTCGCAGGGCCGTACTACGTGTCG GAGGATCACATGGCATTTGGAAGACCTACAAA ATACTGGACCCTGAAGCCTTCTAAAGCAAAGGGAGGAACAAAGGGTTGGGACACAGCAGTGGGGGATGCTTCAGAAGTATACAAACATCGCATG CACAACCTGTGTTGTGACAACTGCCACTCCCACGTTGCACTGGCGCTCAACACCATGCAGTACGACAGGAGCATGTCCTGGAACATGGTCAAACTGTGCTTTCTCATGCTGATCTATGGCAGATATGTCAG TGTCTGCGCCTTCCTCAAGACGTGGCTGCCGTTCCTAATCCTGGGCGGAGGTGTTGTCACTCTCGTGCTGCTCGTCTGA
- the LOC136443325 gene encoding actin-binding protein IPP-like, giving the protein MLTTMAAAGGGRGVTGDETLHFHADWHSKNVLSQFNKLRGRREFCDVEFSVGTSLFPVHRAVVVACSPYFAAMLGGGMSEAHRGQVELHAVEPEVFNMLLDFMYTGSIDVTVGNVQDLLAAADMFQLPDVISACTSFLRSQLHPSNAIGIYMYAEAHACEDLCSASLAYIQSHFTQVTREEEFFNVSKDLLSELLSSEDLHVENEYQVFTSAMSWIMYDVTKRRRFVYDILSPVRFPLISPQCLSKYLKHVLTDLSLQIVLQKLFEDYNIICKPGRPILRPLKNFGFAKPRRNARKFLYVAGGYTRLPGERWSDSHTINMAECYDSFSQRWSFLPPLNYCRSGHGIAVLHGKVYAVGGESDSLIYDNVECFDPAVNRWTIVPSVMTVPRCGLGVCVLQDAIYAIGGWVGSEIGNTIERYDPEVKKWEVVGRVETLRFCMGVTEMDGFLYVVGGMSDLGSELRSAEFYDPVTQDWTRLPDMKERRAYVGVGTLGGCLYAVGGWNDQKEALRTVEKYSPVEDKWREVAPLSTARAGASVAAINNMLYVLGGRSSTRGYAAPVTLNTVECYDPDTDTWLQLGTMATSRCEAAAAVT; this is encoded by the exons ATGTTGACAACAATGGCGGCCGCAGGAGGCGGTAGAGGCGTCACTGGAGATGAAACTCTACATTTCCACGCCGACTGGCACTCCAAAAACGTGCTAAGCCAGTTCAACAAGCTTCGGGGACGGCGGGAATTCTGCGACGTGGAATTTAG cgTTGGGACCTCGCTGTTCCCCGTGCACCGCGCCGTGGTCGTGGCCTGTTCCCCGTACTTCGCGGCGATGCTGGGCGGGGGGATGAGCGAGGCGCACCGAGGACAGGTGGAGCTTCACGCCGTGGAGCCGGAGGTGTTCAACATGCTGCTGGACTTCATGTACACAG GTTCCATTGACGTGACTGTCGGCAATGTTCAAGACCTCCTGGCAGCAGCCGACATGTTTCAGCTGCCCGACGTCATCAGTGCCTGCACCAGTTTTCTCCGCTCTCAG CTCCATCCGTCCAACGCCATCGGGATCTACATGTACGCGGAGGCACACGCCTGTGAGGACCTCTGCTCCGCCAGCCTCGCCTACATCCAGTCCCACTTCACCCAGGTCACACGGGAGGAGGAGTTCTTCAACGTCTCCAAGGATCTCCTGTCTGAACTTCTGTCCAGCGAGGATCTACATGTGGAAAACGAGTATCAGGTCTTCACCAGTGCCATGTCATGGATAATGTACGACGTCACAAAACGGCGACGGTTTGTTTACGACATTCTGTCTCCCGTAAGGTTCCCTCTCATTTCTCCCCAGTGTCTCTCAAAGTACCTGAAGCATGTCCTGACCGACTTGAGTCTCCAGATCGTCTTACAGAAGTTGTTTGAAGACTACAACATCATCTGTAAACCCGGCAGGCCTATCTTAAGGCCATTGAAAAACTTTGGGTTCGCCAAACCGCGTCGGAACGCTCGCAAGTTTCTGTACGTGGCGGGAGGGTACACGAGACTTCCGGGGGAACGGTGGAGCGACAGTCACACCATCAACATGGCGGAGTGTTACGACTCGTTCAGTCAACGGTGGAGCTTCCTCCCGCCGCTGAACTACTGCCGCAGCGGGCACGGGATCGCCGTGCTGCACGGGAAAGTCTACGCGGTCGGCGGGGAAAGTGACTCGCTAATCTATGACAACGTGGAGTGTTTTGATCCGGCGGTGAACCGTTGGACAATCGTCCCGTCCGTGATGACCGTGCCGAGGTGTGGACTTGGCGTCTGTGTTCTTCAGGACGCGATCTACGCGATCGGCGGCTGGGTCGGGTCGGAGATCGGGAACACGATCGAAAGATACGACCCTGAGGTCAAGAAGTGGGAGGTCGTTGGGAGAGTAGAGACCCTGAGGTTCTGCATGGGGGTTACGGAGATGGATG GCTTCCTGTATGTTGTGGGTGGCATGAGTGACCTGGGGTCAGAGCTCAGGAGTGCCGAGTTCTACGACCCCGTAACGCAAGACTGGACACGACTGCCCGACATGAAGGAGCGTCGAGCATACGTGGGGGTGGGGACGCTGGGGGGGTGTCTGTATGCCGTGGGGGGGTGGAATGATCAGAAGGAGGCTCTCAGGACTGTGGAGAAGTACTCCCCAGTGGAG GACAAATGGCGGGAGGTTGCCCCCCTGTCCACAGCGCGAGCAGGAGCCTCTGTAGCCGCCATCAACAACATGCTGTACGTGCTGGGGGGACGATCGTCCACCAGAG gctaTGCTGCTCCCGTCACACTGAACACCGTTGAGTGTTACGACCCGGACACAGACACCTGGCTGCAGCTGggaaccatggcaaccagcaggtGTGAGGCAGCTGCAGCTGTCACCTGA
- the LOC136443544 gene encoding uncharacterized oxidoreductase YjmC-like, with translation MAAASVAAHIVPKQEVVSFVERCMGAVGTPVAHATALAQALMTADYRGHFSHGLNRLDMYVQDIRSGMTVKDGEPTVVNERAGTAFVNGNNLLGPVVSNFCMDLAMRKAKDAGIGWVVACGSNHYSIAGYYSLKACDQGLVGMCYTNTSPLVVPTRARKPVLGTNPISVAAPGKEGDSFVLDMATSTCALGKVELHDRKGLPIPTSWGVDSAGRESTEPKPVLQGGGLMPLGGSEVTGGYKGYGLAMMVELFCGILSGGAYGPNVRRWKTNDRVANLGQCFVAIDPEAFAPGFQDRMQDMMDCCRNLEPAEGETEVLVAGDPERKHMAMCDAQGGIPYHVNQITHLQDLAKQLEVEPLREKK, from the exons ATGGCTGCAGCGAGTGTCGCGGCTCACATAGTGCCTAAGCAGGAGGTCGTGTCGTTCGTGGAGCGGTGTATGGGGGCGGTGGGAACACCGGTAGCTCACGCCACGGCCCTGGCGCAGGCCCTGATGACCGCCGACTACAGGGGACACTTCAGCCACGGGCTCAACAGGCTTG ACATGTATGTGCAGGACATCCGGTCCGGTATGACGGTGAAGGATGGAGAACCGACCGTCGTGAACGAGAGGGCGGGGACGGCGTTCGTGAACGGCAACAACCTCCTCGGGCCGGTGGTGTCGAATTTCTGCATGGACCTCGCCATGAGGAAGGCAAAGGATGCTGGGATAGGATGGGTGGTTGCTTGTG GGTCGAACCATTACAGCATTGCAGGGTACTACAGTCTGAAGGCTTGTGACCAAGGCTTGGTG GGCATGTGCTACACCAACACGTCCCCACTGGTGGTGCCGACAAGAGCCAGGAAG CCTGTTCTGGGTACCAACCCCATCTCCGTGGCCGCCCCTGGGAAGGAGGGCGACAGTTTTGTGTTGGACATGGCGACCTCCAcgtgtgcccttgggaag GTTGAGCTGCACGACAGGAAAGGGCTGCCCATCCCCACCAGTTGGGGAGTGGACTCTGCCGGCAGG GAATCCACTGAACCAAAGCCTGTGTTACAGGGTGGAGGGCTGATGCCACTaggagggtcagaggtcacag GAGGGTACAAGGGATATGGGCTGGCCATGATGGTGGAGCTGTTCTGTGGGATCCTGAGCGGTGGAGCATACGGGCCGAACGTACGCAGGTGGAAAACTAATGACAGGGTCGCCAACTTG GGCCAGTGTTTTGTAGCCATCGACCCAGAGGCCTTCGCTCCAGGGTTCCAGGACCGCATGCAGGACATGATGGACTGCTGTAGGAACCTAGAGCCG GCTGAAGGAGAGACAGAAGTGCTGGTAGCAGGGGACCCAGAGAGGAAACACATGGCCATGTGTGACGCACAGGGAGGGATTCCATATCATGTCAACCAGATTACTCATCTG CAAGACCTGGCTAAGCAGCTGGAGGTGGAACCCTTGAGGGAGAAGAAGTGA